From the Acidobacteriota bacterium genome, one window contains:
- a CDS encoding ABC transporter permease subunit, with translation MKLIFHIAIHEIKVLYRNFFLLGSVLAILITALPAALVLIEIQEEERGRFLHDRLALTDQVSRLPGLARFPLVVSVPPPPLSFLNRGITDQVSLQVSFSRLDPPRMQPRREDGSWLGYFFPPFDMATLCAIFFSLVPFLFAYGCFSREKESGTLKIVMSNSLPMWKLIAGKLAGLSIALAAPLATMLLVSLGVLLSSPAIRSAMQTSDWVGFWFFFAAVAAYGLIHLQIAMLASLVTHKPANTLFVLLTFWMASMVLVPSLGLEAAGWAAPSPPNGVLAQNERLLHADLLLEYSALIKQATGATFVFRRQDVEKPGRRYFLFRHDNWQFHLTREGEFWLDRADAALQGRMKSGLPDMLKRQNRIVNELRSLYQDRRQRMIEQIRFTRAAALLSPSALLSTVTAEGIGSGAGAVSGFHAWLQETAYRFYTRLTESPYFLSDKFFLRLGEEERIEPSLIPNLELFDRARTGLGPDRVALTLGIGYLAFLMLLLFFATFVLGSRYDPR, from the coding sequence ATGAAGCTCATTTTCCACATCGCGATTCACGAAATCAAAGTCCTGTATAGGAACTTTTTCTTGCTTGGCTCCGTGTTAGCCATATTGATTACGGCTCTCCCTGCGGCTCTGGTTTTAATTGAGATTCAAGAGGAAGAACGGGGGCGTTTTCTACATGATCGCCTTGCGCTGACCGACCAAGTGAGCCGACTTCCCGGCTTGGCCCGCTTTCCCTTGGTGGTTTCGGTTCCGCCTCCGCCGCTTTCTTTCCTCAATCGAGGAATAACGGACCAAGTCAGTCTTCAGGTCTCCTTCTCGCGCTTGGACCCGCCCCGGATGCAGCCTCGAAGAGAAGACGGATCGTGGCTCGGCTACTTTTTCCCGCCCTTCGATATGGCCACCCTATGCGCCATCTTCTTCAGTCTGGTTCCTTTCCTATTCGCCTATGGATGCTTCTCGCGAGAGAAAGAGAGCGGGACCTTGAAGATCGTCATGTCGAACTCATTGCCAATGTGGAAACTTATTGCCGGGAAGCTGGCTGGTTTGTCGATCGCCCTCGCCGCGCCACTGGCAACCATGCTCCTCGTCAGTCTGGGAGTCCTCCTCTCGTCGCCCGCTATCCGAAGTGCCATGCAGACCTCGGACTGGGTCGGATTCTGGTTTTTCTTCGCCGCTGTTGCTGCTTATGGCCTCATTCACCTGCAGATCGCGATGTTGGCTTCGCTCGTGACGCACAAACCCGCCAATACTCTGTTTGTCTTGCTGACCTTCTGGATGGCGAGCATGGTTCTTGTACCAAGTCTCGGCCTGGAAGCAGCCGGTTGGGCCGCGCCGTCCCCGCCAAACGGCGTGCTCGCCCAGAATGAACGTCTGCTGCACGCCGACCTGTTGCTCGAATACAGTGCCCTCATCAAGCAAGCCACTGGAGCCACTTTTGTTTTCAGGCGCCAAGACGTTGAAAAGCCCGGGCGCCGGTACTTTCTCTTCCGTCACGACAATTGGCAATTCCATCTAACCCGCGAAGGCGAATTCTGGCTTGATCGGGCTGACGCTGCTCTTCAAGGCAGAATGAAATCGGGCCTTCCCGACATGTTGAAACGCCAAAATCGCATTGTGAACGAACTGCGCAGCCTTTATCAGGACCGAAGGCAGCGCATGATTGAGCAAATTCGCTTCACGCGGGCCGCGGCATTGCTCTCGCCGAGTGCCCTGCTCTCGACCGTCACCGCTGAAGGAATCGGTTCAGGCGCCGGCGCAGTCAGTGGATTCCACGCCTGGCTGCAAGAGACTGCCTATCGCTTTTATACTCGTCTCACCGAGTCCCCTTATTTCTTGTCAGACAAGTTCTTTCTGCGCCTGGGAGAAGAAGAGAGAATCGAACCTTCGCTGATTCCGAATCTGGAACTTTTCGACCGGGCTCGTACAGGCCTGGGGCCAGACCGCGTAGCTTTGACCCTGGGCATCGGCTACCTGGCTTTTCTGATGCTTCTGCTCTTTTTCGCCACCTTTGTTTTGGGTTCAAGGTATGATCCGAGGTAG
- a CDS encoding ABC transporter permease — MIFKTMMLHEISRNMRLARYWILSSLALSLFTLSSLHFTGHYHRQGSEHDRMMSDLRQSFSEMRLPTEIRVIAMEVVKGVDSVEVINFGEERLIPAKVHFNLVEDETREQFIVEKNLLSPYPRHIDWIFVVTYCLSLAAILHGYDLVSGELVQGTLKLVLVNPLSRASWLAAKLLGTLSALCLPVLLGTCIGVLILIAAAVPVGLDELLLYLTALLSCALLLTALLVSAAALSALSRSNSVSLILGMLLWFTLVLILPGLSRSAATLAYTPKQRTTVEDKVREAHQRSMNFSNSPDAGTMERSLDQFRQERRTIKREHLQTVLKQVGLARLIGIASPLNLYRRSVEAISDGGLERHDRFLRQIRSYMQRLWERSKNMNLTGGQVQGEVFQESRPSSGARIASCLPFLFGLLLLSLLGYFACFVVLARLQLT, encoded by the coding sequence ATGATCTTCAAAACAATGATGCTTCACGAGATCAGCCGCAACATGAGGCTGGCGCGATACTGGATTCTTAGCAGCTTGGCCTTGTCGCTCTTCACACTTTCCTCGCTTCACTTCACAGGCCATTACCACCGGCAAGGGTCTGAGCATGACCGCATGATGAGCGATCTCCGCCAGAGCTTCAGCGAGATGCGCTTACCTACCGAAATCCGTGTTATAGCCATGGAGGTCGTCAAGGGTGTCGACAGCGTGGAGGTCATCAACTTCGGGGAAGAGAGGCTAATCCCGGCCAAAGTGCACTTCAATCTGGTGGAAGACGAGACTCGGGAACAGTTCATCGTGGAGAAGAATCTGCTCTCGCCCTACCCCAGGCATATCGACTGGATCTTCGTCGTTACCTATTGTCTTTCCCTGGCCGCCATATTGCATGGATACGACTTGGTTTCCGGAGAGCTGGTCCAGGGAACTCTTAAACTGGTGTTGGTCAACCCTCTCAGCCGAGCCAGCTGGCTGGCTGCCAAGCTGCTGGGCACGCTGTCGGCATTGTGCCTGCCCGTGCTGCTCGGAACATGCATCGGTGTTCTGATACTGATCGCCGCCGCGGTGCCAGTCGGCTTGGATGAGTTGCTTTTGTACTTAACCGCCCTGCTTAGTTGTGCCTTGCTGCTAACTGCGCTGTTGGTGTCGGCGGCCGCCCTCTCCGCTCTTTCCCGGTCGAATTCGGTTTCCCTAATCCTTGGCATGCTTCTCTGGTTCACCCTGGTCTTGATTTTGCCGGGGCTCTCGCGCAGCGCCGCCACGCTGGCCTACACCCCTAAGCAAAGGACGACTGTGGAGGACAAAGTACGAGAGGCTCATCAGCGGAGCATGAACTTCAGCAACTCGCCTGACGCGGGCACTATGGAGCGCTCTCTGGATCAATTCCGCCAGGAACGCAGGACGATTAAGCGGGAACATCTGCAAACCGTTCTCAAGCAAGTAGGGTTGGCCCGACTGATCGGCATCGCCTCTCCGCTCAATCTCTACCGGCGGTCTGTCGAGGCTATTTCCGACGGGGGGCTGGAGCGCCACGACAGGTTCTTGCGACAGATTCGGAGCTACATGCAGCGACTCTGGGAACGGAGCAAGAATATGAATCTAACCGGGGGGCAAGTGCAAGGGGAGGTTTTCCAGGAGTCCCGCCCCTCTTCGGGAGCCCGTATCGCATCCTGCCTACCTTTCCTCTTTGGCCTGCTTCTGCTCTCGCTGCTGGGCTACTTCGCCTGTTTTGTCGTGCTGGCACGCCTGCAACTGACGTAG